The following coding sequences lie in one Glycine soja cultivar W05 chromosome 16, ASM419377v2, whole genome shotgun sequence genomic window:
- the LOC114389990 gene encoding receptor-like protein EIX1, translating to MVNDAKWLSSLSSLTNFGLDSMPNLGSSGHWQQMIAELIPNLRELRLVRCSLSDHDISPLFRSHSNLSTSLSILDLSDNMLTSSTFQLLFNYSHNLQELRLRGNNIDLSSPHHPNFPSLVVLDLAVNDLTSSIILGNFNFSSTIQELYLEECSFTDKSFLVPSTFIKKSSSSLVTLDLSSNLLKSLAIFHWVSNFTTNLHTLSLDHNLLEGPIPDGFGKVMNSLEVLTLSSNKLQGEIPASLGNICTLQELDISSNNLSGKIYSFIQNSSILSSLRRLDLSNNKLTGEIPKSIRLLYQLESLHLEKNYLEGDINELHLTNLSKLMELDLTDNSLSLKFATSWIPSFQIFHLGLGSCKLGPSFPSWLQTQSQLSFLDISDAEIDDFVPDWFWNKLQSISELNMSSNSLKGTIPNLPIKLTDVDRFITLNSNQLEGEIPAFLSQAYMLDLSKNKISDLNLFLCGKGATTKINTLDLSNNQIMGQLPDCWEHLISLAYLDLSDNKLSGKIPQSLGTLVNLGALALRNNSLTGKLPFTLKNCTSLYILDVDENLLSGTIPSWIGKSLQQLEILSLRVNRFFGSVPVHLCYLMQIHLLDLSRNHLSGRIPTCLRNFTAMMERPVNRSEIVEGYYDSKVSLMWKGQEHVFFNPEYLLMSIDLSSNNLTGEIPTGFGYLLGLVSLNLSRNNLNGEIPDEIGNLNLLEFLDLSRNHFSGKIPSTLSKIDRLSVLDLSNNNLIGRIPLGRQLQTFDASTFGRNLGLCGEQLNKSCPGDETIAKPQGLAIDGEDDNSIFYGALYMSIIQFSFLFLYALSIPTLLSSLHSLFLHRQRPAFRVFFTQFSRPG from the coding sequence ATGGTTAACGATGCTAAGTGGctatcttctctctcttccttaaCAAATTTTGGCCTGGATTCAATGCCAAATCTTGGCTCCTCTGGTCACTGGCAACAAATGATTGCTGAGCTTATTCCAAACTTAAGAGAGCTGAGACTAGTTCGTTGTAGTCTTTCTGATCATGATATTTCACCGTTGTTTCGTTCTCATTCCAACCTTTCCACTTCTCTTTCCATCCTTGACCTCTCTGATAATATGctgacatcatcaacatttcaatTGTTGTTCAACTATAGTCATAATCTCCAAGAGCTTCGTCTTCGTGGTAATAATATTGATTTGTCGTCTCCTCACCATCCAAACTTTCCCTCGCTTGTGGTCCTTGATCTCGCTGTTAATGACCTCACATCATCaataattttaggaaatttCAACTTCAGCTCCACCATACAAGAACTTTATCTAGAAGAGTGCAGTTTTACTGATAAAAGTTTTCTTGTTCCATCTACTTTCATAAAAAagtcttcatcttctcttgtcaCCCTTGATCTCTCCTCTAATCTATTGAAATCATTGGCTATATTTCACTGGGTTTCCAACTTCACCACCAATCTTCATACACTTTCTCTTGATCATAACTTGTTAGAAGGTCCCATTCCAGATGGATTTGGGAAAGTAATGAACTCTCTTGAAGTTCTAACCCTTTCCTCTAACAAACTGCAAGGTGAGATTCCAGCTTCTCTTGGAAATATATGCACATTACAGGAATTAGACATTAGCAGTAACAACTTGAGTGGGAAAATTTATAGCTTTATTCAAAATTCTTCAATTTTGTCGTCTTTGAGGAGATTAGATCTTTCCAATAATAAATTAACGGGTGAAATACCAAAAAGCATTCGTTTGTTATATCAGTTGGAGAGTCTTCACCTAGAGAAGAATTATTTGGAGGGTGATATCAACGAATTGCATCTCACAAATTTGTCCAAATTGATGGAATTAGACTTAACAGACAACTCATTGTCTCTAAAGTTTGCTACTTCCTGGATTCCATCTTTCCAAATATTTCATTTGGGACTAGGTTCTTGCAAGTTGGGACCTAGTTTCCCAAgttggctccagactcaaagtCAGTTAAGCTTTCTAGATATTTCTGATGCTGAGATTGATGACTTTGTACCGGATTGGTTTTGGAACAAGTTACAGTCTATAAGTGAGTTGAACATGTCTAGCAACAGTCTCAAAGGTACAATTCCAAATCTACCAATCAAGCTGACTGATGTTGATAGATTTATAACTCTAAATTCAAATCAACTTGAAGGTGAAATTCCTGCTTTTTTATCACAAGCGTACATGTTGGATCTTTCCAAAAATAAGATTTCAGATTTAAATCTGTTCTTGTGCGGAAAAGGTGCAACCACAAAAATCAACACATTGGATTtgtcaaataatcaaataatggGACAGCTGCCTGACTGTTGGGAACATCTAATTTCATTAGCATATCTTGATCTAAGTGATAATAAATTGTCAGGGAAGATTCCACAGTCCTTGGGTACTCTTGTTAATTTGGGAGCTTTGGCCTTACGAAACAACAGTTTAACTGGAAAGCTACCATTCACATTGAAGAACTGCacaagtttatatatattagatGTGGATGAAAATTTGTTGTCTGGTACAATACCATCATGGATTGGAAAAAGTCTACAACAATTGGAAATCTTAAGCTTGAGAGTAAATCGCTTCTTTGGAAGTGTTCCTGTTCATCTCTGCTATTTGATGCAAATTCATCTGTTAGATCTTTCAAGGAATCACTTGTCTGGAAGAATTCCAACATGTCTGAGGAATTTTACTGCAATGATGGAAAGACCAGTAAACAGATCTGAAATTGTAGAAGGCTATTATGACTCTAAGGTCTCATTGATGTGGAAAGGCCAGGAACATGTGTTTTTCAATCCTGAGTATCTTTTAATGAGCATTGATCTCTCAAGTAACAACTTAACGGGTGAAATACCGACAGGGTTTGGGTATTTACTTGGATTAGTTTCTTTGAATTTATcaagaaacaacttaaatggagAAATTCCTGACGAGATTGggaatttaaatttgttagaaTTTCTCGACTTATCAAGAAATCATTTCTCAGGCAAAATACCTTCTACTCTTTCCAAAATTGATCGTCTTTCTGTGTTAGACTTATCAAACAACAATCTGATTGGAAGAATCCCCCTGGGAAGACAGTTGCAAACCTTTGATGCCTCTACTTTTGGACGAAATCTTGGTCTTTGTGGTGAGCAACTTAACAAAAGTTGTCCTGGAGATGAGACAATAGCAAAGCCTCAAGGACTAGCAATTGATGGTGAAGATGACAATTCAATTTTCTATGGAGCATTATACATGAGcattattcaattttcttttctttttctttacgcCCTCAGCATCCCTACCCTCCTTTCTtctctgcattctctcttcctccACCGGCAACGACCTGCTTTTCGTGTGTTTTTCACGCAGTTCTCAAGACCAGGGTAA